In one window of Bradyrhizobium sp. AZCC 1721 DNA:
- a CDS encoding DUF309 domain-containing protein, which produces MTAPPSGIGHLLLPRWAYVPGQSREAAADYETLAQIAALVPARFQGYVPARHPALRYGMALNDQGYFWESQEILEAVWAAAPQGGRERILLRACILITTANLRLRMQKPHVAVRLFGEALGGLEALGMRNVGGDGFADSFPVAALAGLIKTKLEQPQLAKADCVAFAAAGRT; this is translated from the coding sequence ATGACCGCGCCGCCCTCAGGCATCGGTCATCTGCTGCTGCCGCGATGGGCTTATGTGCCCGGCCAGTCCAGGGAAGCCGCCGCCGATTACGAAACGCTGGCACAGATCGCAGCACTGGTGCCGGCGCGCTTCCAGGGCTACGTGCCGGCGCGCCACCCGGCGCTGCGCTACGGCATGGCGCTCAACGACCAGGGCTACTTCTGGGAATCGCAGGAGATCCTGGAAGCGGTATGGGCGGCGGCGCCGCAGGGCGGCCGCGAGCGGATATTGCTGCGCGCCTGCATCCTGATCACGACCGCCAATCTGCGGCTGCGCATGCAAAAGCCGCACGTCGCGGTCCGGCTATTTGGTGAAGCGCTCGGCGGACTCGAGGCGCTCGGTATGCGCAATGTCGGCGGCGACGGCTTTGCCGACAGCTTTCCGGTTGCGGCCCTGGCGGGCCTCATCAAGACCAAACTGGAGCAGCCGCAGCTCGCCAAGGCCGATTGCGTGGCCTTTGCGGCTGCCGGTCGAACATGA